One stretch of Juglans microcarpa x Juglans regia isolate MS1-56 chromosome 3D, Jm3101_v1.0, whole genome shotgun sequence DNA includes these proteins:
- the LOC121256688 gene encoding eukaryotic translation initiation factor 5, translating to MALQNIGASNRDDAFYRYKMPKMVTKIEGRGNGIKTNVVNMVEIAKALARPASYTTKYFGCELGAQSKFDEKTGTSLVNGAHDTAKLAALLENFIKKYVQCYGCGNPETEIVITKTQMITLKCAACGFLSDVDMRDKLTTFILKNPPEQKKSSKDKKAMRRAEKERLKEGEAADEEQKKLKKEAVKKKGSSTSAKDVASKTLTKKRSNSSDEDHSPARSHADENEPPADDDDEDVQWQTDTSLEAARQRIQEQLSAVTADMVMLSTNEEKQKSAKKSPGREEKNQVNGLSNGHTSAHGNLVDEIREHLNKGSSPSQLKSFLGSLSGTYQEIMDALFEALFMGFDKGFAKEVAKKKNYLAAATQEEGSQMVLLRAIESFSGKASTKAVKELGLVLKELYDHEVLEESSILEWYQQGLGGGNKTSQIWKNLKPFIEWLQNAESESEEE from the coding sequence ATGGCATTACAAAACATTGGTGCTTCAAACCGCGATGATGCCTTCTACAGGTATAAGATGCCGAAAATGGTAACTAAGATTGAAGGTAGAGGAAATGGCATCAAGACTAATGTGGTTAACATGGTTGAGATAGCAAAGGCCCTGGCTAGACCTGCTTCTTACACTACAAAGTACTTTGGATGTGAGCTTGGTGCACAATCCAAATTTGATGAGAAGACTGGAACTTCCCTCGTCAATGGTGCTCATGACACTGCAAAGCTTGCTGCGCTTCTTGAAAACTTCATTAAGAAATATGTTCAGTGCTATGGCTGTGGGAACCCAGAAACTGAGATAGTGATCACTAAAACACAGATGATCACCCTTAAATGTGCTGCATGTGGATTTCTTTCAGATGTTGATATGAGGGACAAGCTTACCACTTTTATTCTCAAGAACCCACCTGAACAGAAGAAGTCATCAAAAGACAAGAAGGCAATGAGAAGGGCTGAGAAGGAGCGGCTTAAGGAAGGAGAGGCTGCTGATGAGGAGCAGAAGAAGCTAAAAAAGGAGGCAGTGAAGAAGAAAGGCAGCTCTACAAGTGCAAAGGATGTTGCTTCCAAAACTTTGACGAAGAAAAGAAGCAACAGCTCTGATGAGGATCACTCCCCAGCTCGCAGTCATGCTGATGAAAATGAACCACCAgccgatgatgatgatgaagatgtccAATGGCAGACGGACACTTCATTGGAGGCAGCTCGGCAGCGCATCCAAGAGCAATTGAGTGCCGTTACTGCTGATATGGTCATGCTTTCTACCAATGAAGAGAAGCAAAAGTCTGCAAAGAAGTCTCCAGGACGGGAAGAGAAAAATCAGGTTAATGGACTCAGCAACGGTCATACTAGTGCCCATGGGAACCTTGTTGATGAGATAAGGGAACACCTGAACAAGGGTTCTTCCCCTAGTCAGCTGAAATCCTTTTTGGGTTCTCTTTCCGGGACTTACCAAGAAATCATGGATGCTCTATTTGAAGCTCTCTTTATGGGCTTCGACAAGGGGTTTGCAAAAGAGGTGGCCAAAAAGAAGAACTATCTGGCAGCAGCCACTCAAGAGGAGGGATCTCAGATGGTTCTGTTGCGCGCTATAGAGTCTTTCTCTGGGAAGGCAAGCACCAAGGCTGTTAAGGAGTTGGGCTTGGTTCTGAAAGAGCTTTATGACCATGAAGTGCTGGAGGAGTCCTCTATTCTAGAGTGGTACCAGCAGGGATTGGGTGGTGGCAATAAAACCTCCCAAATTTGGAAGAATCTGAAGCCCTTCATCGAGTGGCTTCAGAATGCCGAGTCCGAATCAGAAGAGGAGTGA
- the LOC121256690 gene encoding uncharacterized protein LOC121256690, which yields MSLNKGMRSCAKLLMSSEAFLSKSAKRGFHSTEVKRMGGHGHDEPYYLHAKHMYNLDRMKHQKLTMSLAVLTAFSIGVAVPVYAVIFQQRKTASG from the exons ATGTCCTTGAACAAAGGAATGAGGTCCTGTGCAAAGTTGTTGATGTCCTCAGAAGCATTTCTGTCGAAATCAG CAAAGAGGGGGTTTCACTCGACTGAGGTGAAGAGAATGGGAGGACATGGTCATGATGAGCCTTACTATCTGCATGCCAAACACATGTATAACTTGGACAGGATGAAACACCAGAAGTTGACAATGAGCCTTGCTGTGTTAACTGCCTTCAGCATTGGTGTGGCTGTCCCAGTTTATGCTGTTATATTCCAGCAAAGGAAAACAGCTTCTGGTTGA
- the LOC121255265 gene encoding uncharacterized protein LOC121255265: MGPSCNNAAVFSSRVSWVVKVHAEIRHASWSAIDDKKKHELINRVRVGSYKIYPYFELYSLQNFIFYCDKPYVIQILVLQADFVLDWTKENHREPVVMALVDKYNAYHYELHKHYLKYASHEEALSGGMSLVEKPVWEWLCERWASSPFKGYTRMHVGSCFQQGFQHGEKQPDGRTLCRTRWRDLATTNKSEKYNWIGICDFISRLGLLLSFPHLPTPYASTNPQMPPTPFVFSMDPQPLPLSRSMVKSDVGLLIV, translated from the exons ATGGGTCCATCGTGCAATAATGCCGCTGTCTTCAGTAGTCGAGTGAGCTGGGTAGTGAAAGTACATGCAGAAATACGGCATGCAAGTTGGAGCGCTATAGACGACAAAAAGAAGCACGAGCTCATCAATCGTGTTAGAGTAGGGAGTTATAAAATATACCCATATTTTGAACTTTATTCACtacagaattttattttttattgtgacaAACCATATGTGATTCAGATTTTGGTTTTGCAGGCAGATTTTGTGTTGGACTGGACGAAAGAAAACCACCGCGAACCTGTGGTAATGGCTCTCGTTGATAAATACAATGCATACCACTACGAACTGCACAAGCACTACCTCAAATATGCATCGCATGAGGAGGCACTATCCGGTGGGATGTCCCTGGTAGAGAAACCTGTTTGGGAATGGTTATGTGAAAGGTGGGCCAGCAGCCCATTCAAG ggatacaCCAGGATGCATGTAGGTAGCTGTTTTCAGCAAGGGTTCCAGCATGGAGAAAAACAACCTGATGGAAGAACATTGTGTCGTACCAGATGGAGAGACTTGGCAACCACcaacaaaagtgaaaaatataattggATAGGA ATCTGTGATTTCATCTCCCGTCTTGGTCTCCTTCTCAGTTTTCCTCACCTTCCTACACCATACGCCTCCACGAACCCACAAATGCCTCCTAcccccttcgtcttctccatgGACCCACAACCACTCCCCCTTTCTCGTTCTATGGTGAAGTCAGATGTTGGTCTTCTCATTGTCTGA
- the LOC121256687 gene encoding beta-1,3-galactosyltransferase 7-like — protein sequence MRNRSTEKISAKWIPIFCIFSFFLGVLITGRTWLPSESNIQLMSLRRREQELQVVTDELTTKTNSAPDNDLMERTHEALQSLDKQISVLNMELSVTRSSREIGISDGSAAISLLSNERKKVFMVIGINTAFSSRKRRDSVRETWMPQGEKLVQLEREKGIVIRFMIGHSATSNSILDRAIDSEDAQHHDFLRLEHVEGYHELSAKTKIFFATAVAKWDANFYVKVDDDVHVNLGMLATTLARHRSKPRVYIGCMKSGPVLSRRDVKYHEPEYWKFGEEGNKYFRHATGQIYAISKDLAIYISINQPILHKYANEDVSLGSWFIGLEVEQIDDHSMCCGTPPDCEWKATAGNVCVASFDWSCSGICKSVEKIKYVHSKCGEGDGAVWSALF from the exons ATGAGAAACAGGAGCACTGAGAAAATCTCCGCCAAATGGATTCCCATTTTCTGCATCTTTTCGTTCTTTCTTGGCGTTCTCATCACCGGCAG GACGTGGCTCCCATCCGAATCCAACATTCAGCTCATGTCTCTCCGTCGACGTGAACAAGAGCTGCAGGTTGTCACCGACGAGTTGACCACTAAAACG AACTCGGCACCGGATAACGATTTAATGGAGAGAACGCACGAAGCACTTCA ATCTCTTGATAAGCAGATATCGGTTCTCAATATGGAGTTATCGGTGACTCGAAGTTCTCGGGAAATTGGGATCTCCGACGGCTCTGCCGCCATCTCTTTGTTGTCCAATGAGAGGAAGAAAGTGTTCATGGTTATTGGAATCAATACCGCTTTCAGTAGTAGAAAGCGGCGTGATTCAGTCAGAGAAACTTGGATGcctcaag GTGAAAAGCTTGTCCAGTTGGAGCGCGAGAAGGGAATTGTGATCCGGTTCATGATTGGCCACAG TGCAACATCCAACAGCATCTTAGATCGAGCTATTGACTCAGAAGATGCTCAGCATCACGACTTTCTCAGGCTG GAGCACGTTGAAGGGTACCATGAGTTGTCggcaaaaacaaaaatcttcttTGCCACTGCTGTTGCAAAATGGGACGCTAACTTCTATGTCAAGGTGGATGATGATGTCCATGTCAATTTGG GTATGCTAGCTACAACTCTTGCGCGTCACCGTTCAAAACCCAGAGTCTACATTGGGTGTATGAAATCTGGACCTGTTCTTTCTCGAAG AGATGTCAAGTATCACGAACCAGAGTACTGGAAATTTGGAGAAGAGGGGAATAAATACTTCCGACATGCAACTGGGCAGATATATGCAATTTCAAAGGATCTAGCCATATACATTTCCATCAACCA GCCTATATTGCATAAGTATGCCAATGAAGACGTGTCACTTGGTTCATGGTTTATTGGTCTTGAAGTTGAGCAAATTGATGACCACAGTATGTGCTGTGGGACACCACCAG ATTGTGAGTGGAAGGCAACTGCAGGTAATGTTTGTGTTGCTTCATTTGATTGGAGCTGTAGTGGGATCTGCAAGTCAGTGGAGAAGATCAAGTACGTTCATTCAAAGTGTGGCGAAGGGGATGGTGCTGTTTGGAGTGCTTTATTTTAG
- the LOC121256684 gene encoding LOW QUALITY PROTEIN: vacuolar protein sorting-associated protein 9A-like (The sequence of the model RefSeq protein was modified relative to this genomic sequence to represent the inferred CDS: inserted 1 base in 1 codon), giving the protein MENADVFLGLHDFLDRMKQPSAADLVKSIKSFIVSFSNNVPDPEKDSAAIQEFFTKMEAAFRAHALWTGCSEEELDSSGEGLEKYVMTKLFPRVFASHPNDIKLDDQLSEKIALIQQFIQPENLDIKPTFQNETSWLLAQKELHKINMYKAPRDKLVCILNCCKVISNLLLNASIASNENPPGADEFLPVLIYVTIKANPPKLHSNLSYIQRYRHQSRLVAEPAYFFTNMLSAESFISNIDAKALSMEETEFEKNMEYARALLSGLSADLDGQSDQSDKGGQSRAEPVEPKHQYLNVSNERDSIARSKSSETKSKSNMVPDAKDTSLMKKIPSLSDLENKGATMLLKEDMVSQVFRDYPYLXAHCGDLTVNDVEELLNNYKQLVLKYVCLSKGLGVASVPLSNSQTHKLQEEVTFKEAGDPEESNDESKERTNQDDGTNKVSPLQDDILKSKLPQDETVATIGGGNDETSQ; this is encoded by the exons ATGGAGAACGCAGATGTGTTCTTGGGTCTCCACGACTTTCTGGACCGCATGAAACAACCCTCTGCTGCTGATTTGGTCAAATCGATCAAAAG TTTTATTGTCTCGTTTTCAAACAATGTTCCTGATCCAGAGAAGGACAGTGCTGCAATACAGGAGTTCTTTACCAAGATGGAAGCAGCTTTCAGGGCTCATGCACTTTGGACTGGTTGCTCAGAGGAGGAACTGGACAGTTCTGGTGAA GGACTAGAGAAGTATGTCATGACGAAGTTATTTCCCCGTGTATTTGCTTCGCATCCAAATGACATAAAACTTGATGACCAACTTTCTGAGAAGATCGCTTTGATTCAACAATTCATTCAACCAGAAAACTTGGATATTAAACCAACCTTTCAAAATGAAACATCATGGCTT CTAGCACAGAAAGAATTGCATAAGATCAATATGTACAAGGCACCAAGAGACAAGCTTGTTTGTATCCTTAATTGTTGCAAGGTTATCAGCAACTTATTGCTTAATGCTTCTATAGCTTCGAATGAAAACCCTCCTGGAGCTGACGAATTTCTTCCTGTCCTGATTTATGTTACTATAAAG GCAAACCCTCCGAAACTGCACTCAAACCTGTCATATATACAAAGGTACCGGCATCAATCTCGATTAGTTGCGGAACCAGCATATTTTTTCACGAACATGCTGTCGGCTGAGTCTTTCATCTCCAATATTGACGCAAAGGCACTTTCAATGGAAGAAACTGAGTTTGAAAAGAACATGGAATATGCTCGAGCACTTCTTTCTGGGCTTTCAGCTGATTTGGATGGTCAGTCTGATCAAAGTGATAAGGGTGGTCAGTCTAGAGCAGAACCTGTGGAACCTAAGCATCAATATTTGAATGTTTCTAACGAAAGGGACTCTATAGCACGATCCAAGTCGTCCGaaacaaaatccaaaagtaATATGGTCCCGGATGCGAAAGATACGTCATTGATGAAGAAAATCCCCTCCCTCTCAGATTTGGAGAACAAGGGAGCAACTATGCTTTTGAAGGAGGATATGGTGAGCCAAGTCTTTCGGGATTATCCTTACT TTGCTCATTGTGGTGACCTAACAGTCAACGACGTAGAAGAGCTGctaaataattacaaacaaCTTGTCCTCAAGTACGTTTGCCTTTCCAAGGGGTTGGGTGTTGCTTCTGTTCCTTTGTCCAATTCACAAACTCACAAACTGCAGGAAGAAGTTACTTTTAAAGAAGCTGGAGATCCTGAAGAATCAAATGACGAGTCAAAAGAGCGTACTAACCAAGATGATGGTACGAATAAAGTCTCACCATTACAAGATGATATTCTTAAATCCAAGTTGCCGCAGGATGAAACAGTGGCAACTATTGGTGGGGGAAATGATGAGACTTCTCAATGA